One genomic region from Cydia pomonella isolate Wapato2018A chromosome 4, ilCydPomo1, whole genome shotgun sequence encodes:
- the LOC133517263 gene encoding uncharacterized protein LOC133517263, whose translation MGKRKRSRSKERDYSDLLRKMKKLERKLKERRERSLSVSSNSSSLNYRDENYDRYYDVYPDEDAYDPAINLDDEIGEEERPAQFDPPTPPPPPAPAIQPPPSLPPIEAAPGTSSSVILPEVQEADATVNLDPAILDLLGEDPSTKKSFGASLHKDIAPRWAHILTNGLTKESQADLIKQYRLPENCTNLSSPKLNPEIKAALSDLNIKQDQYSQGKQNQIGSGLAALGQALNWVVTAKDIIPPDIVKALIDAGRLICDNHYRESLSRRYAVLNTLNRSIRDTVKDTKIDENLFGSNLSDHLKSSKAITKTGSEMKPTPRTPYRAPSAFQSQRGALNSRGNSRAVATEPRTAPASRRPPPPPPPRDRRQPATRGRHRASGYSRHQRRH comes from the exons ATGGGAAAAAGGAAGAGGTCTAGGTCAAAGGAAAGGGATTATAGTGATTTATTaaggaaaatgaaaaaattagAACGGAAGTTAAAGGAAAGACGAGAACGGTCGTTATCAGTGAGTTCAAATTCATCGAGTTTAAACTACCGCGATGAAAATTATGACCGATATTACGATGTTTATCCAG ATGAAGACGCGTATGATCCAGCAATCAACTTGGATGACGAAATTGGTGAGGAGGAGCGTCCCGCACAGTTCGATCCCCCGACTCCCCCGCCTCCCCCGGCACCGGCCATACAGCCACCGCCATCGTTACCGCCGATCGAGGCTGCGCCAGGCACATCATCATCGGTTATCTTACCGGAAGTGCAAGAGGCAGACGCAACAGTAAACTTAGATCCTGCCATTCTAGATCTTTTAGGGGAGGACCCTTCTACTAAAAAGAGTTTTGGTGCAAGCTTACACAAAGATATTGCCCCGAGGTGGGCTCATATTCTCACTAATGGTCTGACGAAAGAATCTCAAGCGGatctaataaaacaatatcgGTTACCCGAAAACTGTACCAATTTATCATCGCCCAAATTGAATCCCGAGATAAAAGCTGCGCTCTCCGATCTAAATATCAAACAAGATCAATATAGTCAgggtaaacaaaatcaaattggAAGCGGTCTCGCAGCTTTAGGACAAGCTTTAAATTGGGTTGTCACAGCCAAAGATATTATTCCTCCAGATATAGTTAAAGCCTTAATTGACGCCGGGAGGCTTATCTGTGACAACCACTACAGGGAATCGTTATCGCGTAGATATGCGGTCCTGAACACACTTAACAGAAGCATCAGAGATACTGTTAAAGATACAAAGATTGACGAAAATCTCTTTGGATCCAACTTATCTGACCACTTGAAATCATCAAAAGCAATAACGAAGACTGGCTCAGAAATGAAGCCTACGCCCCGAACACCATACAGGGCGCCATCAGCTTTCCAGTCCCAAAGAGGAGCTTTAAACTCGAGGGGGAACTCGCGCGCAGTAGCGACCGAGCCGCGGACAGCCCCTGCGTCCCGCCGGCCGCCGCCTCCCCCGCCGCCGCGAGATCGCCGCCAGCCTGCCACGCGGGGCCGTCATCGCGCTTCCGGATACTCGAGACATCAGAGGAGACATTAA